From a region of the Molothrus ater isolate BHLD 08-10-18 breed brown headed cowbird chromosome 27, BPBGC_Mater_1.1, whole genome shotgun sequence genome:
- the HDAC5 gene encoding histone deacetylase 5 isoform X4 — translation MDPQSDTEGGSGREPPLELLPRVPLHAALPAPGPEGPEGPGPEAGVDAGLAAAREQQLQRELVALKQQQQLQKQLLFAEFQKQHEHLTRQHQVQLQKHLKQQQEALAARRQQELEQQRQRERQELEQQRLEQLQSLRPKERGRDSAIASTEVKLKLQEFLLSKTKEPGPGPPNHSLPQHPKCWAHHTSLDQSSPPQTGSPGTPPSYKLPLLGTYDGRDDFPLRKTASEPNLKVRSRLKQKVAERRSSPLLRRRDGSVLSAFRKRHVEITVSSVCSSAPGSGPSSPNSSHGAHNGLAASVPNIHSEQLLPQPRALALDGAQLSLYTSPSLPNLSLGLQATVTVTSAHLPVSPKLSPQAEGERPGVPPGVSPLRPGAALTGKFLSTSSIPGCLLGVALDGGDAPAGSPSLLQHVLLLEQARQQSTLIAVPLHGQSPLVAAERAGAPRGGGSKLPRHRPLSRTQSSPLPQSPQALPHGPLQQHFLDKQQLQLAKLLPKGAELARQPPTHPEETEEELTEQQSPPPGERGPPGPPLGPPIALVSPEAGDPPEQPQDPEGCQEPGDSGDEAEAPGDPDVTELGVTYKQVYPEAPLQLFPAPPLGVLALPHAALARTQSSPASVKPPQPEGPPKHLFTTGVVYDTFMLKHQCTCGNTTIHPEHAGRIQSIWSRLQETGLLGKCERIRGRKATLEEIQTVHSEHHALLYGTSPLNRQKLDSKKLLGPITPKTYAVLPCGGIGVDSDTVWNELHSSSAVRTAVGCLLELAFKVAAGEVKNGFAVIRPPGHHAEESTAMGFCFFNSVAISAKLLQQRLSVGRILIVDWDIHHGNGTQQAFYSDPHVLYISLHRYDDGNFFPGSGAPEEVGSGLGVGYNINIAWTGGVDPPIGDVEYLTAFRTVVMPIAKEFSPDLVLVSAGFDAVEGHLSPLGGYSVTAKCFGHLTKQLMMLAGGRVVLALEGGHDLTAICDASEACVTALLGLELEPLDPALLQQKPNVNAVATLEKVIEIQSRHWGSVRRFAAAVGRSLLEAQRGDTEEAETVTAMALLSVGAEHGRTEPQARPAEEPMEAEPTL, via the exons ATGGACCCCCAGAGCGACACAG AGGGGGGGTCCGGCCGTGAGCCCccgctggagctgctgccccgtgtccccctgcaCGCTGCCTTGCCCGCCCCAG GGCCGGAGGGGCCGGAGGGGCCGGGGCCCGAGGCGGGGGTGGACGCGGGGCTGGCGGCGGCgcgggagcagcagctgcagcggGAGCTGGTGgccctgaagcagcagcagcagctccagaagcagctgctctTCGCCGAGTTCCAGAAGCAGCACGAGCACCTCACCCGCCAGCACCAGGTCCAGCTCCAGAAGCACCTCAAG cagcagcaggaggccctggcagcccggcggcagcaggagctggagcagcagcggcagcgggagcggcaggagctggagcagcagcgcctggagcagctccagagcctgcGCCCCAAGGAGCGGGGCCGTGACA gtgCCATCGCCAGCACGGAGGTGAAGCTGAAgctccaggaattcctgctcaGCAAGACGAAGGAGCCGGGCCCTGGCCCCCCCAACCATTccctcccccagcaccccaaatgTTG GGCTCACCACACCTCGTTGGACCAGAGTTCCCCCCCCCAGACCGGCAGCCCGGGGACCCCCCCGTCCTACAAGCTCCCCCTCCTCGGCACCTACGACGGCCGGGACGATTTCCCGCTCCGCAAAACCG CGTCCGAGCCCAACCTGAAGGTGCGCTCGCGGCTGAAGCAGAAGGTGGCGGAGCGGAGGAGCAGCCCCCTCCTGCGGCGCCGCGACGGCTCCGTGCTCAGCGCCTTCCGCAAGCGCCACGTGGAGATCACCG TGTCATCGGTCTGCAGCAGCGCCCCCGGGTCGGGGCCCAGCTCCCCCAACAGCTCCCACGGTGCCCACAATGGCCTGGCCGCCTCTGTCCCCAACATCCACAGCGAG cagctcctgccccagccccgcgcCCTGGCCCTGGACGgggcccagctcagcctctaCACGTCCCCATCGCTGCCCaacctgtccctggggctgcaggccaCTGTCACCGTCACCAGTGCCCACCTCCCC GTGTCCCCCAAGCTGTCGCCGCAGGCGGAGGGCGAGCGGCCGGGGGTGcccccgggggtgtccccgcTGCGCCCCGGGGCCGCCCTCACCGGGAAGTTCCTGAGCACGTCCTCGATCCCGGGCTGCCTGCTGGGGGTGGCCCTGGATGGGGGGGACGCCCCGGCCGGGTCCccgtccctgctgcagcacgtgctgctgctggagcaggcgCGGCAGCAGAGCACCCTCATTGCTG tgCCCCTGCACGGGCAGTCCCCGCTGGTGGCGGCGGAGCGGGCCGGGGCTCCCCGCGGCGGGGGCAGCAAGCTGCCGCGGCACCGGCCCCTGAGCCGCACGCAGTCCTCGCCGCTGCCGCAGAGCCCCCAGGCGCTGCCCCACGggcccctccagcagcacttcctggacaagcagcagctccagctggccAAG ctgctccccaaggGGGCGGAGCTGGCCCGGCAGCCCCCCACCCACCCCGAGGAGACGGAGGAGGAGCTGACGGAGCAGCAGTCGCCCCCCCCGGGGGAGAGGGGCCCCCCAGGCCCCCCCCTCGGCCCCCCCATcgccctggtgtccccagaggCCGGGGACCCcccggagcagccccaggaccccgagggctgccaggagccaggggacagcggggacgaGGCCGAGGCCCCTGGGGACCCCGACgtcacagagctgggggtcACCTACAAGCAG gtgtACCCCGAGGCGCCGCTGCAGCTCTTCCCCGCGCCCCCCCTGGGggtcctggctctgccccacgCCGCCCTCGCCCGCACGCAATCGTCCCCGGCCAGCGTCAAACCCCCCCAGCCCGAGGGGCCCCCCAAGCACCTCTTCACCACAG GTGTGGTGTACGACACGTTCATGCTGAAGCACCAGTGCACCTGTGGGAACACCACCATCCACCCCGAGCACGCCGGCCGCATCCAGAGCATCTGGTCCCGGCTGCAGGAGACGGGGCTGCTGGGCAAGTGTGAG cGGATCCGGGGCAGGAAGGCGACGCTGGAGGAGATCCAGACGGTGCACTCGGAGCACCACGCGCTGCTCTACGGCACCAGCCCCCTGAACCGCCAGAAACTGGACAGCAAAAAGCtgctgg GTCCCATCACTCCGAAGACGTACGCGGTGCTGCCGTGTGGGGGCATCGGG GTGGACAGTGACACGGTGTGGAACGAGCTGCACTCGTCCAGCGCGGTGCGCACGGCCGTGGGCTGCCTGCTCGAGCTGGCCTTCAAGGTGGCCGCAGGGGAGGTCAAG AATGGCTTCGCTGTCATCCGCCCCCCAGGCCACCACGCCGAGGAGTCCACGGCCAT gggCTTTTGCTTCTTCAACTCCGTGGCCATCTCGgccaagctgctgcagcagcgGCTCAGCGTGGGCAGGATCCTCATCGTGGACTGG GACATCCACCACGGCAACGGGACCCAGCAGGCCTTCTACAGCGACCCGCACGTGCTCTACATCTCCCTGCACCGCTACGACGACGGCAACTTCTTCCCGGGCAGCGGGGCCCCCGAGGAG gtgggcagcGGGCTGGGCGTGGGCTACAACATCAACATCGCCTGGACCGGCGGCGTGGACCCCCCGATCGGGGACGTGGAGTACCTGACAGCCTTCAG GACGGTGGTGATGCCCATTGCCAAGGAGTTCTCCCCGGACCTGGTGCTGGTCTCCGCCGGCTTCGACGCCGTCGAGGGCCACCTGTCCCCTCTCGGTGGCTACTCCGTCACCGCCAAGT gttTCGGGCACCTGACCAAGCAGCTGATGATGCTGGCCGGGGGCCGGGTGGTGCTGGCGCTGGAGGGGGGACACGACCTGACGGCCATCTGCGACGCCTCCGAGGCCTGTGTCACCGCCCTGCTCGGCCTCGAG CTGGAGCCCCTGGACccggccctgctgcagcagaagccGAACGTGAACGCAGTGGCCACGCTGGAGAAGGTCATCGAGATCCAGA gccgGCACTGGGGCTCTGTCCGGCGCTTTGCCGCCGCCGTGGGCCGGTCCCTGCTGGAGGCGCAGCGTGGGGACACCGAGGAGGCCGAGACGGTGACAGCCATGGCCCTGCTGTCCGTGGGGGCTGAGCACGGCAGGACGGAGCCACAGGCCAG gccAGCAGAGGAGCCCATGGAGGCTGAGCCCACGCTCTGA
- the HDAC5 gene encoding histone deacetylase 5 isoform X6 produces the protein MDPQSDTEGGSGREPPLELLPRVPLHAALPAPACPAGPEGPEGPGPEAGVDAGLAAAREQQLQRELVALKQQQQLQKQLLFAEFQKQHEHLTRQHQVQLQKHLKQQEALAARRQQELEQQRQRERQELEQQRLEQLQSLRPKERGRDSAIASTEVKLKLQEFLLSKTKEPGPGPPNHSLPQHPKCWAHHTSLDQSSPPQTGSPGTPPSYKLPLLGTYDGRDDFPLRKTASEPNLKVRSRLKQKVAERRSSPLLRRRDGSVLSAFRKRHVEITVSSVCSSAPGSGPSSPNSSHGAHNGLAASVPNIHSELLPQPRALALDGAQLSLYTSPSLPNLSLGLQATVTVTSAHLPVSPKLSPQAEGERPGVPPGVSPLRPGAALTGKFLSTSSIPGCLLGVALDGGDAPAGSPSLLQHVLLLEQARQQSTLIAVPLHGQSPLVAAERAGAPRGGGSKLPRHRPLSRTQSSPLPQSPQALPHGPLQQHFLDKQQLQLAKLLPKGAELARQPPTHPEETEEELTEQQSPPPGERGPPGPPLGPPIALVSPEAGDPPEQPQDPEGCQEPGDSGDEAEAPGDPDVTELGVTYKQVYPEAPLQLFPAPPLGVLALPHAALARTQSSPASVKPPQPEGPPKHLFTTGVVYDTFMLKHQCTCGNTTIHPEHAGRIQSIWSRLQETGLLGKCERIRGRKATLEEIQTVHSEHHALLYGTSPLNRQKLDSKKLLGPITPKTYAVLPCGGIGVDSDTVWNELHSSSAVRTAVGCLLELAFKVAAGEVKNGFAVIRPPGHHAEESTAMGFCFFNSVAISAKLLQQRLSVGRILIVDWDIHHGNGTQQAFYSDPHVLYISLHRYDDGNFFPGSGAPEEVGSGLGVGYNINIAWTGGVDPPIGDVEYLTAFRTVVMPIAKEFSPDLVLVSAGFDAVEGHLSPLGGYSVTAKCFGHLTKQLMMLAGGRVVLALEGGHDLTAICDASEACVTALLGLELEPLDPALLQQKPNVNAVATLEKVIEIQSRHWGSVRRFAAAVGRSLLEAQRGDTEEAETVTAMALLSVGAEHGRTEPQARPAEEPMEAEPTL, from the exons ATGGACCCCCAGAGCGACACAG AGGGGGGGTCCGGCCGTGAGCCCccgctggagctgctgccccgtgtccccctgcaCGCTGCCTTGCCCGCCCCAG CGTGTCCGGCAGGGCCGGAGGGGCCGGAGGGGCCGGGGCCCGAGGCGGGGGTGGACGCGGGGCTGGCGGCGGCgcgggagcagcagctgcagcggGAGCTGGTGgccctgaagcagcagcagcagctccagaagcagctgctctTCGCCGAGTTCCAGAAGCAGCACGAGCACCTCACCCGCCAGCACCAGGTCCAGCTCCAGAAGCACCTCAAG cagcaggaggccctggcagcccggcggcagcaggagctggagcagcagcggcagcgggagcggcaggagctggagcagcagcgcctggagcagctccagagcctgcGCCCCAAGGAGCGGGGCCGTGACA gtgCCATCGCCAGCACGGAGGTGAAGCTGAAgctccaggaattcctgctcaGCAAGACGAAGGAGCCGGGCCCTGGCCCCCCCAACCATTccctcccccagcaccccaaatgTTG GGCTCACCACACCTCGTTGGACCAGAGTTCCCCCCCCCAGACCGGCAGCCCGGGGACCCCCCCGTCCTACAAGCTCCCCCTCCTCGGCACCTACGACGGCCGGGACGATTTCCCGCTCCGCAAAACCG CGTCCGAGCCCAACCTGAAGGTGCGCTCGCGGCTGAAGCAGAAGGTGGCGGAGCGGAGGAGCAGCCCCCTCCTGCGGCGCCGCGACGGCTCCGTGCTCAGCGCCTTCCGCAAGCGCCACGTGGAGATCACCG TGTCATCGGTCTGCAGCAGCGCCCCCGGGTCGGGGCCCAGCTCCCCCAACAGCTCCCACGGTGCCCACAATGGCCTGGCCGCCTCTGTCCCCAACATCCACAGCGAG ctcctgccccagccccgcgcCCTGGCCCTGGACGgggcccagctcagcctctaCACGTCCCCATCGCTGCCCaacctgtccctggggctgcaggccaCTGTCACCGTCACCAGTGCCCACCTCCCC GTGTCCCCCAAGCTGTCGCCGCAGGCGGAGGGCGAGCGGCCGGGGGTGcccccgggggtgtccccgcTGCGCCCCGGGGCCGCCCTCACCGGGAAGTTCCTGAGCACGTCCTCGATCCCGGGCTGCCTGCTGGGGGTGGCCCTGGATGGGGGGGACGCCCCGGCCGGGTCCccgtccctgctgcagcacgtgctgctgctggagcaggcgCGGCAGCAGAGCACCCTCATTGCTG tgCCCCTGCACGGGCAGTCCCCGCTGGTGGCGGCGGAGCGGGCCGGGGCTCCCCGCGGCGGGGGCAGCAAGCTGCCGCGGCACCGGCCCCTGAGCCGCACGCAGTCCTCGCCGCTGCCGCAGAGCCCCCAGGCGCTGCCCCACGggcccctccagcagcacttcctggacaagcagcagctccagctggccAAG ctgctccccaaggGGGCGGAGCTGGCCCGGCAGCCCCCCACCCACCCCGAGGAGACGGAGGAGGAGCTGACGGAGCAGCAGTCGCCCCCCCCGGGGGAGAGGGGCCCCCCAGGCCCCCCCCTCGGCCCCCCCATcgccctggtgtccccagaggCCGGGGACCCcccggagcagccccaggaccccgagggctgccaggagccaggggacagcggggacgaGGCCGAGGCCCCTGGGGACCCCGACgtcacagagctgggggtcACCTACAAGCAG gtgtACCCCGAGGCGCCGCTGCAGCTCTTCCCCGCGCCCCCCCTGGGggtcctggctctgccccacgCCGCCCTCGCCCGCACGCAATCGTCCCCGGCCAGCGTCAAACCCCCCCAGCCCGAGGGGCCCCCCAAGCACCTCTTCACCACAG GTGTGGTGTACGACACGTTCATGCTGAAGCACCAGTGCACCTGTGGGAACACCACCATCCACCCCGAGCACGCCGGCCGCATCCAGAGCATCTGGTCCCGGCTGCAGGAGACGGGGCTGCTGGGCAAGTGTGAG cGGATCCGGGGCAGGAAGGCGACGCTGGAGGAGATCCAGACGGTGCACTCGGAGCACCACGCGCTGCTCTACGGCACCAGCCCCCTGAACCGCCAGAAACTGGACAGCAAAAAGCtgctgg GTCCCATCACTCCGAAGACGTACGCGGTGCTGCCGTGTGGGGGCATCGGG GTGGACAGTGACACGGTGTGGAACGAGCTGCACTCGTCCAGCGCGGTGCGCACGGCCGTGGGCTGCCTGCTCGAGCTGGCCTTCAAGGTGGCCGCAGGGGAGGTCAAG AATGGCTTCGCTGTCATCCGCCCCCCAGGCCACCACGCCGAGGAGTCCACGGCCAT gggCTTTTGCTTCTTCAACTCCGTGGCCATCTCGgccaagctgctgcagcagcgGCTCAGCGTGGGCAGGATCCTCATCGTGGACTGG GACATCCACCACGGCAACGGGACCCAGCAGGCCTTCTACAGCGACCCGCACGTGCTCTACATCTCCCTGCACCGCTACGACGACGGCAACTTCTTCCCGGGCAGCGGGGCCCCCGAGGAG gtgggcagcGGGCTGGGCGTGGGCTACAACATCAACATCGCCTGGACCGGCGGCGTGGACCCCCCGATCGGGGACGTGGAGTACCTGACAGCCTTCAG GACGGTGGTGATGCCCATTGCCAAGGAGTTCTCCCCGGACCTGGTGCTGGTCTCCGCCGGCTTCGACGCCGTCGAGGGCCACCTGTCCCCTCTCGGTGGCTACTCCGTCACCGCCAAGT gttTCGGGCACCTGACCAAGCAGCTGATGATGCTGGCCGGGGGCCGGGTGGTGCTGGCGCTGGAGGGGGGACACGACCTGACGGCCATCTGCGACGCCTCCGAGGCCTGTGTCACCGCCCTGCTCGGCCTCGAG CTGGAGCCCCTGGACccggccctgctgcagcagaagccGAACGTGAACGCAGTGGCCACGCTGGAGAAGGTCATCGAGATCCAGA gccgGCACTGGGGCTCTGTCCGGCGCTTTGCCGCCGCCGTGGGCCGGTCCCTGCTGGAGGCGCAGCGTGGGGACACCGAGGAGGCCGAGACGGTGACAGCCATGGCCCTGCTGTCCGTGGGGGCTGAGCACGGCAGGACGGAGCCACAGGCCAG gccAGCAGAGGAGCCCATGGAGGCTGAGCCCACGCTCTGA
- the HDAC5 gene encoding histone deacetylase 5 isoform X2, with the protein MDPQSDTEGGSGREPPLELLPRVPLHAALPAPACPAGPEGPEGPGPEAGVDAGLAAAREQQLQRELVALKQQQQLQKQLLFAEFQKQHEHLTRQHQVQLQKHLKQQQEALAARRQQELEQQRQRERQELEQQRLEQLQSLRPKERGRDSAIASTEVKLKLQEFLLSKTKEPGPGPPNHSLPQHPKCWAHHTSLDQSSPPQTGSPGTPPSYKLPLLGTYDGRDDFPLRKTASEPNLKVRSRLKQKVAERRSSPLLRRRDGSVLSAFRKRHVEITVSSVCSSAPGSGPSSPNSSHGAHNGLAASVPNIHSELLPQPRALALDGAQLSLYTSPSLPNLSLGLQATVTVTSAHLPVSPKLSPQAEGERPGVPPGVSPLRPGAALTGKFLSTSSIPGCLLGVALDGGDAPAGSPSLLQHVLLLEQARQQSTLIAVPLHGQSPLVAAERAGAPRGGGSKLPRHRPLSRTQSSPLPQSPQALPHGPLQQHFLDKQQLQLAKLLPKGAELARQPPTHPEETEEELTEQQSPPPGERGPPGPPLGPPIALVSPEAGDPPEQPQDPEGCQEPGDSGDEAEAPGDPDVTELGVTYKQVYPEAPLQLFPAPPLGVLALPHAALARTQSSPASVKPPQPEGPPKHLFTTGVVYDTFMLKHQCTCGNTTIHPEHAGRIQSIWSRLQETGLLGKCERIRGRKATLEEIQTVHSEHHALLYGTSPLNRQKLDSKKLLGPITPKTYAVLPCGGIGVDSDTVWNELHSSSAVRTAVGCLLELAFKVAAGEVKNGFAVIRPPGHHAEESTAMGFCFFNSVAISAKLLQQRLSVGRILIVDWDIHHGNGTQQAFYSDPHVLYISLHRYDDGNFFPGSGAPEEVGSGLGVGYNINIAWTGGVDPPIGDVEYLTAFRTVVMPIAKEFSPDLVLVSAGFDAVEGHLSPLGGYSVTAKCFGHLTKQLMMLAGGRVVLALEGGHDLTAICDASEACVTALLGLELEPLDPALLQQKPNVNAVATLEKVIEIQSRHWGSVRRFAAAVGRSLLEAQRGDTEEAETVTAMALLSVGAEHGRTEPQARPAEEPMEAEPTL; encoded by the exons ATGGACCCCCAGAGCGACACAG AGGGGGGGTCCGGCCGTGAGCCCccgctggagctgctgccccgtgtccccctgcaCGCTGCCTTGCCCGCCCCAG CGTGTCCGGCAGGGCCGGAGGGGCCGGAGGGGCCGGGGCCCGAGGCGGGGGTGGACGCGGGGCTGGCGGCGGCgcgggagcagcagctgcagcggGAGCTGGTGgccctgaagcagcagcagcagctccagaagcagctgctctTCGCCGAGTTCCAGAAGCAGCACGAGCACCTCACCCGCCAGCACCAGGTCCAGCTCCAGAAGCACCTCAAG cagcagcaggaggccctggcagcccggcggcagcaggagctggagcagcagcggcagcgggagcggcaggagctggagcagcagcgcctggagcagctccagagcctgcGCCCCAAGGAGCGGGGCCGTGACA gtgCCATCGCCAGCACGGAGGTGAAGCTGAAgctccaggaattcctgctcaGCAAGACGAAGGAGCCGGGCCCTGGCCCCCCCAACCATTccctcccccagcaccccaaatgTTG GGCTCACCACACCTCGTTGGACCAGAGTTCCCCCCCCCAGACCGGCAGCCCGGGGACCCCCCCGTCCTACAAGCTCCCCCTCCTCGGCACCTACGACGGCCGGGACGATTTCCCGCTCCGCAAAACCG CGTCCGAGCCCAACCTGAAGGTGCGCTCGCGGCTGAAGCAGAAGGTGGCGGAGCGGAGGAGCAGCCCCCTCCTGCGGCGCCGCGACGGCTCCGTGCTCAGCGCCTTCCGCAAGCGCCACGTGGAGATCACCG TGTCATCGGTCTGCAGCAGCGCCCCCGGGTCGGGGCCCAGCTCCCCCAACAGCTCCCACGGTGCCCACAATGGCCTGGCCGCCTCTGTCCCCAACATCCACAGCGAG ctcctgccccagccccgcgcCCTGGCCCTGGACGgggcccagctcagcctctaCACGTCCCCATCGCTGCCCaacctgtccctggggctgcaggccaCTGTCACCGTCACCAGTGCCCACCTCCCC GTGTCCCCCAAGCTGTCGCCGCAGGCGGAGGGCGAGCGGCCGGGGGTGcccccgggggtgtccccgcTGCGCCCCGGGGCCGCCCTCACCGGGAAGTTCCTGAGCACGTCCTCGATCCCGGGCTGCCTGCTGGGGGTGGCCCTGGATGGGGGGGACGCCCCGGCCGGGTCCccgtccctgctgcagcacgtgctgctgctggagcaggcgCGGCAGCAGAGCACCCTCATTGCTG tgCCCCTGCACGGGCAGTCCCCGCTGGTGGCGGCGGAGCGGGCCGGGGCTCCCCGCGGCGGGGGCAGCAAGCTGCCGCGGCACCGGCCCCTGAGCCGCACGCAGTCCTCGCCGCTGCCGCAGAGCCCCCAGGCGCTGCCCCACGggcccctccagcagcacttcctggacaagcagcagctccagctggccAAG ctgctccccaaggGGGCGGAGCTGGCCCGGCAGCCCCCCACCCACCCCGAGGAGACGGAGGAGGAGCTGACGGAGCAGCAGTCGCCCCCCCCGGGGGAGAGGGGCCCCCCAGGCCCCCCCCTCGGCCCCCCCATcgccctggtgtccccagaggCCGGGGACCCcccggagcagccccaggaccccgagggctgccaggagccaggggacagcggggacgaGGCCGAGGCCCCTGGGGACCCCGACgtcacagagctgggggtcACCTACAAGCAG gtgtACCCCGAGGCGCCGCTGCAGCTCTTCCCCGCGCCCCCCCTGGGggtcctggctctgccccacgCCGCCCTCGCCCGCACGCAATCGTCCCCGGCCAGCGTCAAACCCCCCCAGCCCGAGGGGCCCCCCAAGCACCTCTTCACCACAG GTGTGGTGTACGACACGTTCATGCTGAAGCACCAGTGCACCTGTGGGAACACCACCATCCACCCCGAGCACGCCGGCCGCATCCAGAGCATCTGGTCCCGGCTGCAGGAGACGGGGCTGCTGGGCAAGTGTGAG cGGATCCGGGGCAGGAAGGCGACGCTGGAGGAGATCCAGACGGTGCACTCGGAGCACCACGCGCTGCTCTACGGCACCAGCCCCCTGAACCGCCAGAAACTGGACAGCAAAAAGCtgctgg GTCCCATCACTCCGAAGACGTACGCGGTGCTGCCGTGTGGGGGCATCGGG GTGGACAGTGACACGGTGTGGAACGAGCTGCACTCGTCCAGCGCGGTGCGCACGGCCGTGGGCTGCCTGCTCGAGCTGGCCTTCAAGGTGGCCGCAGGGGAGGTCAAG AATGGCTTCGCTGTCATCCGCCCCCCAGGCCACCACGCCGAGGAGTCCACGGCCAT gggCTTTTGCTTCTTCAACTCCGTGGCCATCTCGgccaagctgctgcagcagcgGCTCAGCGTGGGCAGGATCCTCATCGTGGACTGG GACATCCACCACGGCAACGGGACCCAGCAGGCCTTCTACAGCGACCCGCACGTGCTCTACATCTCCCTGCACCGCTACGACGACGGCAACTTCTTCCCGGGCAGCGGGGCCCCCGAGGAG gtgggcagcGGGCTGGGCGTGGGCTACAACATCAACATCGCCTGGACCGGCGGCGTGGACCCCCCGATCGGGGACGTGGAGTACCTGACAGCCTTCAG GACGGTGGTGATGCCCATTGCCAAGGAGTTCTCCCCGGACCTGGTGCTGGTCTCCGCCGGCTTCGACGCCGTCGAGGGCCACCTGTCCCCTCTCGGTGGCTACTCCGTCACCGCCAAGT gttTCGGGCACCTGACCAAGCAGCTGATGATGCTGGCCGGGGGCCGGGTGGTGCTGGCGCTGGAGGGGGGACACGACCTGACGGCCATCTGCGACGCCTCCGAGGCCTGTGTCACCGCCCTGCTCGGCCTCGAG CTGGAGCCCCTGGACccggccctgctgcagcagaagccGAACGTGAACGCAGTGGCCACGCTGGAGAAGGTCATCGAGATCCAGA gccgGCACTGGGGCTCTGTCCGGCGCTTTGCCGCCGCCGTGGGCCGGTCCCTGCTGGAGGCGCAGCGTGGGGACACCGAGGAGGCCGAGACGGTGACAGCCATGGCCCTGCTGTCCGTGGGGGCTGAGCACGGCAGGACGGAGCCACAGGCCAG gccAGCAGAGGAGCCCATGGAGGCTGAGCCCACGCTCTGA